Genomic DNA from Phycisphaerae bacterium:
CAGGTTCTCCCGCGTGCGGTCCACCCCTTCCTCCTCGGCGATTTCGCGCACCGCATCGCCGAGCGAGAACACCGGCGTGTCACACCGCCGGGCCAAATGCTCGGCCAGCACGTCCTTGCCCGAGCCGTTGGACCCGGTCACGGCGATGACTCTCATGCCCGCCATGGTTCAGCGGAACCTCGACACGGCGTTGGTGACCGCGGTCCGCAGGTCGTTGTACGCGTGTTCGAAGCCGGAGCGCATGTCCTTCCACGCATCGCCGCCGGACCGCTTGAGCTGGTCGAGCCTGGCCCGCGCCTCGCCGCGTTTGGTCTTGAGGTCCTCGACTTTGTGCCGGTACTCGATCTTCCGATCGGCTTCGGCCTCCTGGGCCTTGCCCTCCAGTTCGCGGATCCGGCCGTCGAGTGTCTTGAGCTCAGCCTCCATCTTCTCCTGGTACGCATCTTTCGATTCCATCGTCATAGCTCCTTCCGTTCGGAAACTCTCTGACGCAATCATCGCGGTGCTTCGGCAACGGTCTGTTGTTCATCGAGCGAACGGGATCATGACCTGCTCCGGCACGGTTGCCCAGTGCGGAGTCCTCTTCATGCCCCGAACTTCTTCAATCGTTCCGCCTCGGCGAGCATCAGCGGCATCAGGTGCGTTGCCGGCAGGGTCGCGCCCAGCCCGCCGGCCATGCACGCCCGCTCGCCGAACTGCTCCACCGGGTCCGCCCGCACGTGGCGCGACCAGAGCAGCACCGGCACCGGCTGCCAGCCGTGCGACTTGAGCATCGACGGCGTCGAATGGTCGCCGGTGACCGCCAGCACGTCCGGGTCCAGGCGTCGGACCCGCGGCGTCAGCGTGTCCGCCGCTTCGATCAGGCGGACCTTCCTGTCGAAATCCCCATCCTCGCCCGCGCTGTCGATCTTCTTGATGTGCAGGTAGAAGAAGTCGAACGCGTCCCAGTGGCGCTCCAGCGTCGCCACCTCATCCTCCGGCTCTTCACCGGTCTCCAGCGCCGTCATTCCGATCAGCCGGGCCAGCCCGCGGTACATCGGATAGGCGGCGATCGCCGCCGCCCGCACGCCGAATACCTGCTCCATTCGCGGCCAGTCCGGACGCTCCGCGAAACCGCGCAGCAGCACCATGTTGGCTGGGTGTTGATCGGCCAGCCGCTTTTTCGCCTCGGCGAGAAACTGGCCCACCAGCGCAGCTGTCTTCTCCGCGCGCGGCGACCGCGGTTGCGGCTCCAGCGGCGATGCGCCCGTCGCCTGCGGATCGGTGTCCGTCACGTCTCCAGAAAGCCCCGGTCCGCGCAGCACCAGCAGCAGCCGGTACTCCTTGACCGTCTGGACGAACACGTCCACGTTGGGCAGTCGGATGTCGCGCAGCACCTGGCACAACCGGCGGTTCGTTTCGCTGTCGATCCGCCCGGCCCGCCGATCGACCACGCATCCCTCGTCATCGACGGTGCAGAAATTGCCCCGCGCCGCCACGTCGTCCGGCTGCAGGTCAAAGCCGATTCCCATCGCCGCCAGCACGCCGCGTCCCACCTGGTACTCGATCGGATCGTACCCGAAGAGCCCCAGGTGCGACGGCCCGCTGCCCGGCGTGATGCCCGGTCCCACCGGCACGTGCAGGCCGCAGATCCCCTCCGCCGCCAGTTCATCCAGGTGCGGCGTGTTCGCCGCCTCCAGTTCCGTCGGCCCGCGGACCTCCCGCGGCAGACCGCCCAATCCGTCCAGCACCATCAGCACGATCTTGGTCTGGGCCGGCTCGATCAGACTGCGGACAAACTCCAGATCCATGGGTCGACTCCCCTTCCTCCCAGGCGGATGCTCATCATGCCCCGTCCTTTTCGGCGATCCGGCGGTAGAGCCGTTCGGTGTCGTCCTTGTCGCAGAGCTCGGTGCCGGCGGTCATCACCGCGGCGCTGCCCGCCGCCACGCCGAACCGGACCGCCTCGAGCATTTCCATACCGCGGGCCAAGGCCAGAACAACGCCCGCGACCGTGCTGTCGCCCGCGCCCACCTTGCTCTGGATCCTGACCGTCGGAGCCCGGATTCGCCGCCGCTGATCGCGGCCGACGTACAGCACGCCCGCCGCTCCCAGCGAGACCACCACGTGCTCGGCTTTGCCGGAGTCCACCAGGTCGTGCGCCGCCTCCTCCTGCTGCGACTCGTCGCGAAGCTCGTCGCCCGTCAGGTCTCGCAGCTCGTTGAGGTTTGGCTTGACCAGGAACACCCCTTCCTCCACCGCATGGCGCAGCGCGATGCCCGAGCTGTCCACGATGATCCGGATCCGATGCTCTTTGGCCAGGCGCACGGTCAGGCGGTAGAAGTCATCCGGCGCTCCCGGCGGCAGACTGCCGCTGGCGACCAGATACTCCGGTTGCGGATCCAGGTAGCTCAGCTCGTACAGGCAGCGCCGCCACTCCTGCTCCGAAAGCGGCGGACCGGGCAGGACGAACCGGTACTGCTGACCGCTCGACTCCTCGTAGACGGTGAAGTTCTCCCTCGTCCGTCCGCTGGTCGGAACCGCCACGTGGCGCAACTGCTGCCGCTCGAGCAGCTCTCGCAGCATCTGGCCGGTTGTCCCGCCCGCCGGGAACACCG
This window encodes:
- a CDS encoding 2,3-bisphosphoglycerate-independent phosphoglycerate mutase gives rise to the protein MDLEFVRSLIEPAQTKIVLMVLDGLGGLPREVRGPTELEAANTPHLDELAAEGICGLHVPVGPGITPGSGPSHLGLFGYDPIEYQVGRGVLAAMGIGFDLQPDDVAARGNFCTVDDEGCVVDRRAGRIDSETNRRLCQVLRDIRLPNVDVFVQTVKEYRLLLVLRGPGLSGDVTDTDPQATGASPLEPQPRSPRAEKTAALVGQFLAEAKKRLADQHPANMVLLRGFAERPDWPRMEQVFGVRAAAIAAYPMYRGLARLIGMTALETGEEPEDEVATLERHWDAFDFFYLHIKKIDSAGEDGDFDRKVRLIEAADTLTPRVRRLDPDVLAVTGDHSTPSMLKSHGWQPVPVLLWSRHVRADPVEQFGERACMAGGLGATLPATHLMPLMLAEAERLKKFGA
- a CDS encoding AAA family ATPase, which encodes MAGMRVIAVTGSNGSGKDVLAEHLARRCDTPVFSLGDAVREIAEEEGVDRTRENL
- a CDS encoding 1-phosphofructokinase family hexose kinase; the protein is MQIATLTMNPTIDISTSTGQLVAERKLRCERPRYDPGGGGINVSRAIRKLDGESLAVFPAGGTTGQMLRELLERQQLRHVAVPTSGRTRENFTVYEESSGQQYRFVLPGPPLSEQEWRRCLYELSYLDPQPEYLVASGSLPPGAPDDFYRLTVRLAKEHRIRIIVDSSGIALRHAVEEGVFLVKPNLNELRDLTGDELRDESQQEEAAHDLVDSGKAEHVVVSLGAAGVLYVGRDQRRRIRAPTVRIQSKVGAGDSTVAGVVLALARGMEMLEAVRFGVAAGSAAVMTAGTELCDKDDTERLYRRIAEKDGA